From the genome of Parasteatoda tepidariorum isolate YZ-2023 chromosome X1, CAS_Ptep_4.0, whole genome shotgun sequence, one region includes:
- the LOC139427093 gene encoding uncharacterized protein → MLKLVSTKYFRCYYQVEVTLQILLIRRSHEKLGHAGVADTLTDVRETFWIIKGRQRIKSIIFNCNLCKKFRAKPFTQDEAPLPPDRIKQVHPFEVAGIDYAAPLYVKSINGMKKDNISLFTCAVTRAVHLELTEDLTTKTFRLAFRKFVSRRGLCRKLYSDNAKTFKRAKIEINLQWKFLKDKEIQNYFATKNIEWNFIIKRAAWWGGFWERLIKSTKICLWKILGRIFLTFPELETIVIEVEAIINSRPLTFVYSDIEEPEPLTPGNFLIGRRLVALPQLRLNQLLANPI, encoded by the coding sequence ATGCTGAAATTAGTCTCAACGAAGTATTTCCGATGCTACTACCAAGTAGAAGTCACTTTACAAATCTTGTTAATTCGCAgaagtcatgaaaaattagGACATGCTGGAGTTGCTGATACATTAACAGACGTTCGAGAAACCTTTTGGATCATTAAAGGAAGGCAAAGAATTAAGAGTATTATTTTCAACTGCAATCTTTGCAAGAAATTTCGAGCTAAGCCCTTTACCCAAGACGAAGCTCCTCTTCCTCCAGACCGCATTAAACAGGTTCATCCATTCGAAGTCGCAGGAATCGACTATGCAGCTCCTCTTTATGTGAAGAGTATTAACGGAATGAAAAAAGATAACATTTCCCTTTTTACCTGCGCTGTCACCAGAGCCGTCCATCTTGAACTCACTGAAGATCTGACTACAAAAACGTTCCGACttgcttttagaaaatttgtatCCCGCAGAGGACTTTGTAGAAAACTGTACTCTGACAACgcaaaaactttcaaaagagcaaaaattgagataaatttacagtggaaatttttaaaggacaaagaaattcagaattattttgcCACCAAAAACATAGAATGGAATTTCATCATTAAAAGAGCTGCCTGGTGGGGCGGATTCTGGGAAAGACTCataaaatctacaaaaatttGCCTTTGGAAAATATTAGGAAGAATATTTTTGACGTTTCCGGAATTAGAGACCATAGTTATTGAAGTGGAAGCAATTATAAATTCCAGACCATTGACCTTTGTCTACAGTGATATTGAGGAACCTGAGCCGCTTACACCTGGAAATTTCCTCATAGGCAGAAGGCTTGTTGCTCTCCCACAGCTTCGACTCAATCAACTTCTAGCAAATCCAATCTAG
- the LOC139427092 gene encoding uncharacterized protein yields the protein MARVLFGATPSPFLLAATLKYHTRKYERKYPLAHKILNSKLYVDDLIFGLDNENQCLLIYKEIKEILREGGFNMRKWKTNSESLQIKLDQSENCNENSNESSKVLGYVWNSKDDTLKLECKFAELSNKFNPLTKRLILKIASKIFDPLGFISPFTLRPKILLQDIWEQKFKWDDPLPLNITKDWNKWCDELKDSNNFELPRFYLKNAEEKGNFQFHCFVDSSKRAYGAVLYIRYTDHDGHFRTSLICSKSRVAPLRKLTLPRLELLSAVIGSRLFEYVKNSFSSVTDYSVRFWTDSMIVLHWIRGKSERLKTFVQNRVTEVRSKTDTSSWLHCPGDENPSDLRTRGESLRNLPDKELWWSGPKWLIKSEDNFPKENQELATIDNEEVDKSVALSIDSDKIG from the coding sequence atggCGCGTGTGTTATTTGGTGCTACTCCAAGTCCATTTTTATTGGCTGCAACTCTCAAATATCATACAAGAAAGTACGAACGTAAATATCCGTtagcacataaaattttaaattccaaattgtACGTTGATGATTTGATTTTTGGATTAGATAACGAAAACCAAtgccttttaatttataaggaaataaaagaaattttacgtGAAGGTGGATTTAATATGCGTAAATGGAAAACAAATTCGGAATCTCTTCAGATAAAACTAGATCAGTCCGAAAATTGTAACGAAAATTCAAATGAATCTTCTAAGGTGTTAGGTTACGTTTGGAATTCGAAAGATGATACGCTAAAATTAGAATGCAAGTTTGCTGAATTAAGTAACAAATTTAATCCTTTAactaaaagattaattttaaaaattgcatcgaAAATATTTGATCCTCTTGGATTTATTAGTCCCTTTACGCTGAGACCAAAGATTCTTCTTCAGGATATTTGGGAACAAAAATTCAAGTGGGATGATCCTCTACCATTAAATATAACGAAAGACTGGAACAAATGGTGTGATGAACTAAAAGACTCAAATAACTTTGAATTACCTagattttatctgaaaaatgctgaagaaaagggaaattttcaatttcattgttTCGTTGACTCGAGCAAACGAGCGTACGGTGCAGTCCTATATATTCGATATACAGACCATGATGGACATTTTCGAACATCGTTAATTTGCTCTAAATCCAGAGTTGCTCCTCTTCGAAAGTTGACACTTCCGAGACTTGAATTACTCTCAGCTGTAATTGGAAGTCGATTATTTGAATATGTAAAGAACAGCTTTTCATCTGTGACAGACTATTCCGTTCGATTCTGGACAGATTCGATGATAGTACTTCACTGGATTCGTGGAAAATCTGAAAGGCTGAAAACATTTGTCCAAAATCGTGTGACTGAAGTTCGTTCAAAGACTGACACTTCTTCATGGTTGCACTGTCCTGGCGACGAAAATCCATCAGATCTGCGAACTCGTGGCGAATCCTTAAGAAATCTGCCTGACAAAGAATTGTGGTGGAGTGGACCAAAATGGCTGATAAAAAGTGAAGATAATTTTCCTAAGGAAAATCAAGAGCTTGCAACTATCGATAATGAAGAGGTTGACAAGTCAGTAGCTCTTTCAATAGATTCAGATAAGATTGGATAA